TCAGCGCGGGAGGGTCCCCGAGCCTGATATTTCTATTCAGTTCGACCATCAGAGCCACGATATCCTCTTTATCTGCCTGACTCCTACCTGACTTAATCGCCGTCATCAGGCTCTCCATTGGTAGCGAGAGAACCAACCCGCCCTCATCGAGCTGGACCTGGACACCAAGGCGGCGGAAAACCGCCAGCAATGCTTCCAGTGTGCTTGTCCTAACCTTGTCGACATCTCTAAGCGTCTCGACCCTATTGATGGTTGGTCGCGAAACCTGCGAAGCCTTGGCTAGGTCCGATTGGCTCATATTGAAAAGCGCGCGGAGAGTCCGAAGCACCACCGAAACCTGTTCAGCGTAACTTGGCAGATGCTCTTGACCTTTTCTGTCCTTGTGATTCATGATGAATATCATTACTTGCTTATGAATTTTGATGAACCATTTTAGCACCTCATGAAACACATTATGCCACCAATCGGGCTCGTTACAAACATGCTCACGGGGCTTACCGCGATTGAGGAAGCGTCGTCATCACCATGAGTTGACCCAACAGCAGACATGAAGAGCTTGCCACCACTCAAAATGATGCGTGAACGGAGCCGCAAAGATACGCCACACGCAAAGCGCGAGATGAAGTGCTCAAGGCTCTGTGCAAACAGAACGAGCATCGTATGGAGTTTGTGCCGGAGGATGAAATGCTATTAACTGACAGAGAAATCAGACAGCTCACCGGGCGGAAGCGGTTCGCCGCACAGTGCCGCGCCCTTGGCAGGATGGGACTGCCACATGATAGAGACCCGGATGGCCGTCCGCTAGTATTGCGGGAGGTAGTTATGGAAAGATTAGGTGGAGAGAAGCCATCGCAAGAGTGGGAGCCTGGAAGATGCTGAGCTTGAAGCCCTGCGCAGGGTGGCTAATGTAAGAATCAAGGCAATCATTGATATCGCTTACCTGACTGCTCTACGCAAAGGCGATCTGCTTAACCTGCGCTTATCGGATCTGTACGACGATTGGATTCAATGCCGAGTCGGCAAGACAGGTCAGGAGGTCAGGATTGGTTGGAGTGACGCGTTGCGAGAAGCTGTTAGCCGAGCTCGTAAATTGGCGCGCCGGGGAGGATTCGAACCCCCAACCTTCTGATCCGTAGTCAGAGCCTTAAACAGCCCTTAAACTTCTGATAAAACACAGGTTATGCCTTTCTGATATCTACAAAAGAAACACTCAAAACCCTACGTAAGCCTTTGATAAATAGGAGCCTGGTTGCATTTTTGTAGACAAGTTATCACGCTTCATGCTCGTATAGCTTATCCATGATCAAGTTTGCGGCCTGTGCTAAGGAGCCAAAGCAATGTCTTAAGCGCACAGCACGATCAGTAGTCTAGGAAGGTTTCACTTTCTTTGCGGTTTTGTTTATTAGGGCCACAGTAGCCGGAGCTATATATCTCCAATCCGGGCTCTGAGCGTCGTGTGCCACCTCTTCTGCGCCAGGCTCCCCTATTTGCCAGAGAGTTACCGCACCCCAGCACGTGTTGACCAGCGACCACCTTGGCCGGATAATTCAACTACTCAATCAATGAGAGTGTCCAGAATCTGCTCAGCAGGACGGGATGAGACAGGCTAATTCACCCCACCGCCACCTCTAATTGGGCTCTGAGGTGGTAACTTGCTTGAAGAGACGACGGAATGAAGGCTGTTCCCGGATACATTCTCGTCCCGCAAGTACGGTAGTATAGTAGGCATGACGATCCCGAACTGGAACCATCAGGGGGTCCTCCCCCCTTACGTAGGGAGTCAGACTGGTTCCGATGGCCGCTCTCCCTATCCGACGACACTTGTCGAAGTGTTAGAGCACTTTGGCACTTCCCCTGAGCGATGCAAAGTCCTTCGTGGGTTTCTCGACTATCGGCAGGAGCTGTACAGCATCGGGGTTAAGCAGGGATTCCAGTGGGTGAACGGAAGCTTCGCGGAGAATGTGGAGATTCTCGAGGAGCGCCCCCCAGAGGACGTGGACGTAGTGACTTTTTTTGCGGTGCCTTCGGGAGAGAGCCAGCAAACGCTCTTGGAAAAAAACGCGGACGTATTCCGTCCAGCCTCAGTAAAACGGCGGCATGGTGTCGATGGTTATCCAGTTCCTTGGGATGGCGGCGACTGGCAGAGGCTAGTGAAGCATGCGAGCTATTGGTACAGCCTTTGGTCTCATCGGCGTAACCACCTCTGGAAAGGATTCGTTCAGATCCCGTTGGAGCCTTCTGAAGAAGTCCCACGAGCGGTTTTGGATAACATCACGTCGGCTATCGGGGAGAATAAATAATGACGCGCCCTTCTGAACATGAGCAACTCTCTGCCGAGAAGGCGCAGCTCGAAAGTTTCCTCGCTGATGTTCCGCAGGAGAGTGCAATCGAGCGGATAGCACTAGAGGATCGCTTGGAAAGTGTTCGCGTTCGGCTCGAGGAGCTCGCCACCAATAGTAGCGAGGCAGCCCGGGTGAGTCTGACCTTCTCAGGCAAGCCCGTGCTGAACTCCGAGGGTATTTTGGCCGATTTCAGTGCAGCGGCTTTGCAGAAATTCGAACAGATGGTGGCAACGGTGGGTGCTTATCTACGCACAGGCGAACTTAGGTCCTCGGGGCCATTGCCAGCACGGCAAGAACACCGCCTTATGATCACAGGGACCACCGTGGGATCTTTTGGCTTTCATCTAGAAGAGAGGAGCGAACCTGAACAGCCGGAGATGGGGTTAGAAGATAGCTCGGTCCGAAAGGCTTTGGACCGAGTAACTCGTGTGATAGAAGGAGCTCTAGAGTCCGAAGAGGCACTAGCTGAGGAGGTCTCCGATCTTGATTCTCGCTCAGTGCGAAGTCTGCATGAATTTATGAACACAGTCGCAAGTCGTGATGCCTGGTTCCGGCTGGAGGCCGTCGGTCGTCGCGTGGAATTCCCCGACATGGAGCATCTAAGCCGTACTGTGGAGTGGCTTCAAGAGGACAATATCCATGAAGAAGAAGCGGAGCTGCGGGGCACTCTCGAAGGTTATTTGCCACACACGCGCACCTTCGAGCTTGCAGAAGACGAACTAGGCCTCGTGAAGGGTAAAATAGCTCCAGCGATTGACGATCCTCATGATTTACAGCCCTACCTGAAGAAGCGGGTTACTTTGAGCGTGCGGAAAACAGCTCTTGGAGGCGGTAAGCCCCGATTTGCTCTTGTATCCCCTCCCAGTTCGCCGGACGAGGATGCCGACGTGTAAACTAGCCGTCGTAGCCTTCTCTAGCTGAGCCAACGCTGCTCGGCATCTTCCACGCGGAGGCGGGTTTCCAGCGTGTATAGCTGGATGTCGAGCATGTCGAGCGGCTTGGCTTCCTCGCAGGGCGTACTTGGCGGCTTTGATCAGCGGATTTTTGGGTTCAAGTCCGAGTTGTTGCTATGGCTATTCATTGCGTTGGCTTCCTTCTCCCCACTTCATTGCACCCAGCCAGAGGAGCTTGCCTAATGCGGGTGCTGCTGTGGAACAAATGAAAACATACGCCGCAGGACTCCACCCAAACCAGTAGCAGATAAAGCCGGTCACGATGCTTACCACGGATAGCACGAACGCAGAGCTAAGAATAACTGGGACAAGAGAACTCCTGGGCGGACCTATTAAGAAGGCTGTCATAGCGACGACGAATAAAGAAAGGAGCAATGAGCGTACGAGAAGATCTATCAAGCTTTCGCCTTCAAACCACGGCAAGCCAATCGTATCAACTATAACTAGATTGCTAGACATAAGCGCAACGGCAAATACCCCGAGACTGCCCCCAAAACGCTCAGATAGATCACGAAGCGTATCTGGTGATATCAAACCCGACCTCCACTGTCATACCAGTTTATTCAAAAGACGCGATCTTTGCGCGTATTTTACTGATGCCGTATAACGTCATCCATAATCCCGTATTAGGACGCGATAGCATCATTTTACCTATGAAGCCCGTACTTCGATCCACGAACGTCAAACGCCGGCCAGGTACCTTCGAGGATATCAACAGATGAAGCCGCTATACTCACGCTCTCTATTGATCCCGACTTATAAACTACCGTGTTGTTTTGGTCTGTCACGATTTCTGCTACTATTATCTGATTCGCGTCACAAACAATCGCTAAATTCGGATTGTGGGTTACTATTATAACTTGCCGATGCTCTGCGGCAGATTTGATAGCACTCACAACCCGGATAATTCACGACAGGTAGGAAATAAAGGTTGGTGCGGCGCTTTATTTCCTTCATAATCAGAGCTGTACGAACACGGAAAACAAAAGGAAACGCCGCACCATGGGTGAAACGATACCTCTCTTCGAACCATCTTTCAATAAGTCTCTGCGGGTCGAGACTCGACCGGAACGCCTTAGCTCTGAGGCGGGAGTAATGCTCCAGCGCGAGGCTTTTGAGCGTACTGGAATCATCTCCTGGATGAGCGCACGACTAGAGGATTCCCGTGATCAAAGTCGTGTAAAGCATTCACTTAGCGAGCTGCTGCGCGATAGCTTAACCATGATGGGCCAAGGCTGGGATGACCAGCGTGATGCCAGCACCTTGGGCAACGATCCTATGCTCGCAGCATGCGGCAGCGATGGTCGTGGCGAATCCGTCATTGATCGGGGCCTTGCTTCGCAGCCAACTATCTCTCGGCTGTTAGACATGCTGGCGCACGAACATAACCTAGATGTGCTCAATAAGGCGCTTCTCAAGCTAGTCGAGCAGCGGATACGCTCCCGTAACAAAGGGCGCCGCGCGCGAACCATGACGATTGATGTCGATGGTGTCCCATTGCAGGCTCATGGTCAGCAGCCGGGCAGCGCTTTCAGCGGGCACACCGGACAACGTCAACATTACCCGCTGTTCGCTCTGTGTGCAGAGACCGGAGATATGATTGGAGTGCTGTTGCGCCCAGGTAATGCAGGCCCGGCGAGCGAGGCGGCGGCTTTGGTCCCGCGGCTAGTCGAGTACTTGCGCACTCATGTGGCTGAGCAAGTTCGGGTGCGACTGGATGCGGGGTTTGCCGACGCTAACACCCTCGCGGCTTTGGATGCGCACAAGATTGAGTTTATCGCCCGATTGCCTAGGAACCAGGCCCTTGAGCGCCACTTCGAACCACACCGCTACCGGTGTGGCCGCCCTTCAAAAAGAGAGCGTGAGTGGACTAGGGAGATCAGCTATCAAGCAGGCACCTGGGATCATCCCCGGCGTGTAGTCATGGTTATTCGAGAACGCCCTGGGGAACTATTCCGCGATGCTTTCTATCTGGTCACCAACGTTTGCGGCAGTCAGCGCTTTGTACGCAGCCACTATCAGCGGCGCGGCAAAGCAGAGGCACATTTTGGCGAGTTTAAAGATGTGGTTGGCGAGTCGCTTCCTTGCACCTGCCGGGGCAAGGCGACAGAACAACAGGTGTTAGCCCGCAGCCAGGCGCTTCTAGGGCTTAGAGCATTGGCTTACCAGCTGCTTCACATTCTACGCGAGAGCATGGAGCGTGCTACAGGTGATGGCTGGACCTTACGCCGACTGCGAGAACAAGTGCTCAAAAGCGCGGTTCGGGTGCTGCGTCATGCTCGCAAGTTGCAAGTCATTTTAGAGCGCCGCTGTGCTAAGCACTGGCGCGCTTTGCTGCGACGTCTGCCCAAAGAGTACCCAGCTCCCGGATAGATTTGATCCTTGAGCTTAAAATCAACTAGGCTCAAGCCGCTGGAAGCAACCCGGCGGGGGGTCGCTGTGTCTATAAAGCGCATTTTCGGCTCTTAGTAACCACTAGAGAGGGTCAAATCACGAGCAGTATAGCCACTTTACAGCCAAATATTGCTCGGGTTGCGGCTATTTTCTGTTCAGTGTTGATATATACCTACTCTTGTAGGGGGTAAACTCGGCTTCTCATGAATAACGCGGGTTTTATGTCAGATATCCTCCCCATACACTTGCAACTCTACTCCGTACCAATGACCATAGCAAATCCAACTGAGAGGGTGCGACAAGACGCGACACTTCCGCTAAGATTCTGAAAGGCAATGCGCCTTAGAGATTCAGTCACTCACCTCGAGCATCTCTTCGCTCACCCTGACTGTTCGAGTGGAGGCGCCGGTCACACGACGCCCCCTCACGGATCCCAGCGGGCGGATTTCCCGCACTGGGCTCCTCAGGTGAATCTCATGAGGCCATTGCCACCGCGGCTCGTTTCTTCGTCTTGGCTCCCCCTAGGAGCAGCACCATGGCGCGGCACTCGGAAGTTCATCAGTTTGGTGTATAACTTATCGATTAGCGAAAGTGCCGCTTTCAAAAGTTTCGCTACACCGCTTCTTCGAGGCGCTGCATCTTCGGCTTCGGCACCTCCAGGTGCCTGATACAGCTATAAATCCCCCATTGAACACACTATACTATTGAAGCAAGTTAGCGAAAGCCCTACGCACGTACCACTACGGGCTGTGCACCCAATCTGAACCGTTGTCCGTTCAAAATCAAAGCCATATATGACGCGAGCAATTTGTTCAGCAAATGAACTGATGAACTTCCGGGCACTATGCGCCTCAGCCATGTGCTCGGTGAACCCCCGGCGGGCGCGTGTTCTCCTTGATCCGCACCACCTGCCCCACGCCGGCGCCCGGCTGTGCCCCGCCGTCAGGGCCCATACGTGGAACGCATTTATGATTCAGGACACTAGGGCTAGCTGACAAGAGTGCGAGGGCCAATAACCGTTCTGCATGAATTTGACGGGTTGGGGGAGGGTGATGTTAGCTTTTACACTCGGGGGTACTTATCAAGCGTTGCCTGTCAAGCGCGATAGCGATGGTATTGGGAAAAGAACTACGCATGCCGGCCCCCTAGCCCCCTAGGCAATAGAGGAGATGACAAATGACTGATCCCCCCCCCGCGCGCCACTAGCAAGCAGCGCATCAGTGCGGGCCTCCAGCCGCTCGACGAGATCTTGGATGCGGTCTCCTGCCCAGCGCGTCTTCCACATCCGAGGCGGCCCCCGGCTGCGGCAAGACAACGCTGGGCCTGCATTTCCTGACCGCCGAGACGGACGCCAGCGCCGTCCACACCCGGAACTCCTCAAAAAGCAAAACCTTTTAAATCCGAAAAAATTTCAGAAGAGGAAACTTATGAAGTTATTACCCCCTATTGCTCTTGCCATAATTGTCTTCATTCAAGGTTGCGGTGGTTCAAATTCAGAGGAATATGACTCAAAATTGATTTACAATTTTGTTGCTTCCTGCTCTCAGCAAGGACAGGCTTCCGTTGAGCAGTGTGGTTGTATGATGGACGAAATCAGAAAAAATGTTTCACAGGATAAATTCATGGAGTACGAAACAAACATGCTTTCTGGGGGCAAGATCCCAGATGAATTTAATAAAATCATCAGCAGCGCTAGGTCAGTTTGTAGGTGACCATCGCAGCAGCTGCTCCCGCTCTGTAGCGTTTCCAAGGGCTCTTGCTAGCGACATAGCGGGAGCAGCTGGTGGTGTGGGGCTGGTCTTTCTACACAACTCCGCTGGCGTCAGGGCGGAGCACGGCCTGAGCGCACGATTTTGAGCGTCAGGCAGAACGTGTGGGTGATGTCATCGAGCTTATCAGCGTCTACCTTAAGGACTCGGCCGAAAAACTAGAGGATATCCATAGCAGTTTCTGGGTCTACCGCCTCTCGGAATATAATGAGAAGGTCGAGAATGTGCGCGAGTGAACGATTTGATAAAGGAGAAAAACCATGGGTGCTGTAGCAACCGCAACCGTCGTTGTAGCTGCGCTGATCATCATCGCCGCCTGGGTGTGGTTCAATTATCACCTCCAGCAAGCATTCGAGCAAATCAGCGCGAATAGCCGTCATTTTTCGCCAGGTCTCGTTTGGCTCAACCTAATCCCGTTTTTCAACATCGCCTGGACGGCCGTTTTGGTGGTGATGCTCGATCGCGGCTATCGAAAAGAGTATCCCAGTCAGGCCCATGAGGTCCTCGGTCACATCATCTGTCAAGACCTGACTGGTCATATACCAGCTTACGAAATAACTCGGGGTGCTCCTCGTACCACCGCTTGAGCTTTTGGACGGGGGTGATGTGCCCGAGTGCGCGCTGGGGAATGTGGTGATTGTAGAGCCGGCGATCGTGCCAGAGCATCGAGTCGAGATCGGCGGCCGAGTCGAAGTGGGTCGTGCGCAGGATCTCGTTGACCCGGCCGTTGAAGCGCTCCACCAGCCCGTTGGTCTGGGGGCGGCGCGGCGGCGTGAGGCGGTGCTCGATGTCGTAGCGGGCGCACAGCGCGTCGAGGACATGGCCCAGGTCTTCCAGAAGGTCCGAGCGCCGCCGCTCGGGGTCAGGCGACCCCCCTGATCACGTCCAGACGAGTTGTGGGGAGTCGCCAGAGCATGGGTGGGCATTTACAAAACCCCTCTACGACATATACGTTTACCTTGTGTGCCCTCCCCCCAGGCCATACTAAATACCGGTGCAGGATTAATCCCGGATTATCTTGATTGATAGCCTTAGTAACCGTTAAAGGAGCACCCTAAGTCATGACAGCCAATCAGCTTGTAGTCCGGACAACCGTCATCAGCTGCTTCCTTTTTATTGGTGGATGTGGCCAACAACTCCCAACGTGTGATAGCAATGATACAATTGAAATAATTACGGACCTTATAAGTGAGGATGTGGCCTCTGGCAGAGCTGGAGTAGGTCCCACGGATGTTAACGTTCGAATAGATGATATCGAGCTGATAGATGACGGCGAAACGCGCCGCCGTTGCGAAGTCACATATCTAGCTTCAAATATTCCCATAGAGGAGGTTGACGAGTCACACAGCAGGATCATGACCTATGATATTTATCAGGAAGGTGATGATAATATTTGGGAAGTTGTTGATATCAGTTATGAAAGGTTCAAGTAAAAAGCAGAACCAGAATAACAAGTCACCACAAATGCCATCACGGTGCTGTGACGAGCGTGGCGACCCCCGTGATCACGTCCAGGCGAGTTGTGGGGAGTCGCCAGGCTTGTTCTGGCCAAACGATTCCTAACACCAATTTTAACCAACCGTACCTTCTCTCATCTCTGCCAAGCCAGGCCTACCGATCCCTTATGGCTACGACTCCACCACCTCATACGCCGCCATCTGCACAAACATCCGCGTCGCTATCTCAAACGCCTGCCCCTCATCAATACAATTTAGGCATATCGACAACAAAAAATAATCCAGCTGGATGACTAGCTCTGGCGGCCCCTTGGGGGGTCACCAGAGCGTCTGCCAATTACAAACCACCCCTTTCAGCTAGACTGGTATAGCCTTCGGCGGAGACGATGATGTGATCAATAAGCCTGACATCGATAAGCTCGAGTGCCTGACGAAGCCTCTCAGTGATCCTCTCATCCGCAACCGAGGGCTCCAGATGGCCGCTCGGGTGATTGTGGACTAGGATTACGGCAGCAGCTTGACGTCTTAGGGCCTCTTTGAGCACTTCGCGTGGATGTATTGTGGCCCCGTCAATAGTGCCCCGGAAAAGCTCCTCAACACCCAATATGCGGTGCTTGGTATCGAGATATACAACGCCGAAGACCTCATGATCTTTACCAAGAAGCTGGGTTTGCAGGGCCTGGTAAGCGGAACTCGGACAGCTCAGAGATCGACCCTTAGCCAGTCTACGACGGGCAATTCTCTGCGCTATCTCGAGAAGCTCATCGCCTGTCACTGGCTCAGATACAACGTAAGTGCCGCTCTTCTCCCCGGTTTGGAGCTTGGCGTGGATCATAGCAAGTTTCTCCTTTGCGTAGTGCCACATCACGGGCAAAGGCACACATCGGCCCTTACAGGGCTAAGTGCCTGCCCGGCCATTGGCGGTTAGGATTAAGGTGTAGCGAAGGTAGGAGGGACTTAGTGGCTAAGCAGTTGCCCCGTTACATCGAAGAGCGAGTTCTTTAATTCACTTAGCTGATCGATGCGTATAGCTTGCGGGAAAAGGTGATCGACGCGGTGCTGGATACCGATTCCGATCATCTCAAGCTGTGCCGATTGGGCACGGCTGATCATCGACAGTGTGCTATCCGTATCGTTCGGCTCACCGTCGGTTAGAACCAGAACCACCTTACGAGGCTCAGAACGTGCGAGCAGATCTGCCGCTGCAAACCACAGCGCCCCTGTCATCGGAGTGCTGCCACGCGCCTTTTGCACGAAGGCTCCAGTTCTAGTGCTTACCCTGTCATCGTGGGCAAGCACTTGAGTGACATAGCTGCTTTGCCCCCTTAGTCCTGGGAATACCGAGACCGCCCTAGAGACACCGTTTATAGACTCTAGCGCCAGGGCTAGAGACATAGCCGCATCTAGGGCCAAGCGATCCGGCCCACCCTGCATCGAGAGCGAGAGATCGATGAGAAGATGCAGTGCGGTGTTAGGGGCAGGTTGCGCTCTGCTTGTCCTGAATATCCGGCTATCCGCAACACCCGCCCGGTGCAGATGTTTCGCACTTAAACGCCGGCCAGAGCGTGCGGTACGTGAACGGGTCAATCGTTGAGACTGAACCAGCCCTTGCAGCTGCGCATTTAGGTGCGCTGAATGGACCTTGACCCGCTCCAAGGCCTCCTTGCCTAGCTCTGCATCGCCCTGATAGGACTGCACTGTTGGCAGCAGCTGAGTGTCATCGCTAGAGTGGCTTTGCAGGATGTTGCCAACCGCCTCGAATAGATCCTCCGGCAGAGCATCCTTATCGGCTTGCAGTGCTGCCTGTGCGGCTTGAGCTGCCAGACTTGAGTCTTGCTCTGAAGAGCAACCTTGCTGCGATGTCGAGCCTTGCTGTAACGTGCTGTCGGCCGGCTGCTCATGATGACCCTCATCACCAGAGTCGGCATCAGTAGCGGCACTAGCTTCGGCATCAGCACCCTCATCTGCAGACGCACCGGCGCAATCCTCACCACTTGCCAGCTGCCCCTCTTGGGAGTCATCCTTCCCTGATGCCTGATCATCCGCTGCGTGATCATCGGCGGGTTGATTATCAGGCTGATCAGCCGCGTTAGCTTGCTCAGGTGATTGTCCCTGTGAGAGAGACTCAAGCAGGGAGATAATCCGCTGCGCTAAAGCCATCGTCTCGGCTGTACAGGTGAGTCCCGGAATCTCGGCTAGAAGCCCGTGTAACTGCCTCACGAACTGCTGACCGAATACCTGTGAGAGCACCTCTTCTGATTGCTGAGAGTGCATCTGCAATGCGCTTTGCCGACGATAGTGATAACGGCCAATCAACAGTACCGCGTTTCCAAGCACCTGCCCCGGTGGATCTTGATCACTGGGAGGTTGCATCCGACCTGCTTCAATCAAATGCTCCAGCACCGCATCGAGGGTCTTCCTCGTCCCTGGATAAGTGGTAATCATCGCCGCCTCAATGCGGATATCCTCGATCACTCCCTCCAGAAGCTTCCCTAAGGGCTGGGGATGACGCGCCTGAGTGAAGTCGGTGAAGCGCACATGACCGGCTTCATGGGCCAAGAACCCATAAGCCAACGTCCTGCTCTGCGCCTCTTCGGATAGACCCGGGATGTTAATGCTCTGCCCGTCAGTGAACGCATTCTGACCGCCAACCCGAACCTTGACGCCAAACTTACGCCCATAGGCGGCAGCCACTATCGGTAGAGCATCGTTGAGTGTACTAAGTCGCATAATCGCCTCCTAAAAACGAAAAAGGCGCAGCAGCCGGGCTAACCGGCCACTGCGCCGTGGTAGAGGTTGAGCTGATTGGTATCGGCTCGCTAGAAAAAGAAGCTTGGCACCGGCTGAGGGTCGGTTATTACCGGCCTGTGCGAGGGAGTGCTATCGCCGCTGTTCTCGCCCTCTTGCTCAGGCGTTGTGTCGGCCCCACTATCCTCAAGACCGGCATCCGATGAATCGATCTGCTCAGCGCTTTTGTCCGTTGGCAGTGTGGGCAGTGGCAAGCTGAGTGCATCGATCTGACCGGCACCATGACGGGCCATGCGCTCGGCATCGGATAGCAACAGGGCTAGGCCCATCCCTTCGTTGAAAAGGGAGCCCTGGATAGGGGCTGTAGCCGGCAACCGGTGCAGCCATTGATCGACGCTACCGAGTACTGGCTCGATACGCCTGTCGATAAAGCTCAGACAGGCCAGCTTGTTACGGATCTTTCTGAAGGTGCCTAAGGCACGGCGGTTGAGCTTATCCTTGCCCTCGAAGCTATCAGTTAAATCCCGGGCCATTTGCTCGACCTCGCCAAAGACACCGTCACCGAGTTCGGCTACCTCCTCGTCTAAGGTGCCAGGCACGATAGCCGGCTTTATCTCAACGAGCTGATAGCCAAATCGCAGCCGTGCAGCCACACTACTTGCTGGCTCCACGGCCCGGCGAATCGCCGTCTCGAAACCAGGCAGAGTTTGAATCCAATCCTCTAGGTCCCGGTCGTAAGTGGACAGAAAGTTATCACGCTCGGCATCGAACTGAGCCTTAATCTGATCGAGCTCCTCAGCCAGAGCGGTGGTCTGCTCCTTAGCAACGGCAAATCCGCCGAGAAAGCGGGTGCCAACCCGCAGACAGGAGCGTTCTGCCGATTGCTTAAGCCGATGGAAGGCCTTGAGCTGTTCCGGGTCACAGACGCGCTTGGAACCGAGAGATACCAAATCTTCGGGCGGTATCTCCCCATCATCCAAGTGTAGATCCTCTGCGCGCAGCTTCTTACGCCCTGACCAGATCCGTATATCCAGCACTACCAAAGTTAGCTGATCGGTGATTTCAGTGATGTTAATCATCGTCGACCTCCATAGAGAGTAGATCGCCGCACAGCACGACACACCAACTCGCGGGGTGACGAGCTGGTGTGTTGTGGCAGCGGTATCGGCGAATGTGGGTGAGTAAGACGGGGGTATAGGTGAATGGGTGGAACGGCTCAGCAATTGCTGCTTTGCCAGTAGTCGCCGAACACATCGGCAGCTATCCGGTGAATGGCCTCGCGCTGCTCGGCCTCTGCACGTGCTGTCAGTGCCTGGTTTAACGAGTACTCGAAAACGTTAGGCGCCCCCTTAAACGTGGCGGCTAAGGTTGCCCAGCGCACCAGAGTCCTTGTGCTCATGGTCACCGTCAGCTGACCAGCCTCACTATCTGAGCCCATGAACAAGCGCCTTACCTCACCGGCGACACTTAGCATCCTGCTGACTATCTCCTCGGGCAGGCTCGGCACGGCAGCTTGGAGCATCTCCTTCTCAGCTTCCGGATCCGGGTACTCAACGTGGATAACCCGAAAGCGGTCCATGAATGCCACATTTTGGCGTAGAACGCCCTGATACAGCCCGGTGGTATCGCCAGAGCCGAGCGAGTTGCCGGTGGCAATGAGGCGAAACTGCGGATGGGGATGGATCACCTCACCACCATTCTCAGCAATCACAAGCG
This Halorhodospira halochloris DNA region includes the following protein-coding sequences:
- a CDS encoding AAA family ATPase, whose amino-acid sequence is MSALTQFNVSQTFNVPAHPGLEVPGYSDPTHPNIPPLKSSYVFRHRLLGDVLAFLHHSAGDGLFLCGPTGSGKSTLISQIAARLNWPVQSVTCHGRLEFQSLIGQFVLVKGSTDFVHGPLAVAARDGHILILNELDMMDPAELAGLNDIIEGQPLVIAENGGEVIHPHPQFRLIATGNSLGSGDTTGLYQGVLRQNVAFMDRFRVIHVEYPDPEAEKEMLQAAVPSLPEEIVSRMLSVAGEVRRLFMGSDSEAGQLTVTMSTRTLVRWATLAATFKGAPNVFEYSLNQALTARAEAEQREAIHRIAADVFGDYWQSSNC